The region ACTGCTCTTAATGCTGTACTTAAGGATATTAAAAAATTAGGCATTAATAAGTTTATAATTGCTGGTGACCATATCATAGATTGCCCAAATCCAAATGAAGTATTAGAAAAAATTAAAACTTTAGATGCATATATTATAAAAGGAAATAGAGAAGAATATTTACTAGATTATTATAAAGGAAAACATGATGAATGGAATAAATATAAGCAGATGGGAGCTATATTATATACATACAATATCATAAGTGAAGACAATATGAAATATATTGATGGATTACCAGAACAATTGAGAATTTCCTTACCACAAATGGATGATATAAGAGTAGTGCATGGTTCACCGTATAGAATTAATGAGGAACTTTTTCCAGACAAGCATCTTGAAAGGTTAGAAAAAACACTTAAAAATTTAAAAGAGCAAGTTTTAATTTGTGGTCATACACACTATGCATGGAGTAAAGAGATAAATAATAAATTAATAGTAAATCCAGGATCTGTGGGTGTTCCATTTAATGAAAATAAATCTGCTGAATACGCTGTTTTAACATGGAGTGGTGCTAAGTGGAAAGTTTCCCATCATCAAGTAAAGTATGACTTAAAAGAGTTACAGCAATTGTTTCTTGAAAACAAACTTTTTGAGAAATGTCAGGCTTGGTCCCGGCTAACACTTCAAAGCATAAAAGAAGGTAGGAATGTAACAATAGAGTTTATTAGATATGCTTATAAATTAGCTCAAAATGGTGGAGTTAGTGAACCGAAATTTGTGCCGAATAGCATTTGGGATATGGCAGAAAAACTTTGGTTTAATTCTTAAGCAAAATAATGTGATTAAAGAAATTAAAAATTAAGTATAGTGGCAACTTTTCCTACAATTCACTAAGAAAAACTTTTAAATTTATAAACACCGCAATTCGCACTAATAGTGATGTTATCTTATATTGTGAGGGTTTCCAAGAGAAAAGTGGCGGAAAATCTGAAATTAAAACTATATAATGCATTAAATTATTTAAATGTTAGAAAAAGTTGTTCGCACTTAAAATTCCGTAGGTACGGAGGAATTTTTACATTGCTTTACTTCTTAAGCCAAATAACAATGATGAAGGAATGATTTAAAAGAATTCTAATAAAGCTTGGTAAAAAAATCATAAAATACTTAGTGTTTTTAATTTGTTTGAGCTTTTTCTCAGCGAGTTATTAAAAACACTTAGGATTTTATGATTTTTTTGACTTAGCTTTATAGAATTCTTTTAATGTTCCTTCATCATTGTTACTCGGCTTTTTCAACTAGTTTTGAAAAATATCTTTTTGGTATATAGCCTTGTTTAATTCCCTCCACAACCAATAAATAGGTAGCTGTAGTATCAAATCTAGCATCATGAAAGTTTCCGTCTTCTTCAAAGTACTTTTGGCTCATTCTGTTAATATAAGATTCATCTATGCCTAAAAAGTTTACTACTTCTTCCAGCCTCGGCTTTTTATAATTGCCATGGTTATTTAGAATTTTACATATACCTTTGTAATAATTCATAGTACAAAAAATGTGTTTTGGATTAAAAGGTTTCTTACATTGAAATAATTCATGTTTCATGAACTTTAAATCAAAATTAACATTATGCCCTATAAAGATATCTGCATTTAGAAAATCAGGAAGCAAATTTTCTAAACTGTCCTCAAAAGATTTTCCACTACTTAGCTTGTACAAATCATCTACGCTAAAACCGTGAACTTTTTCTGCACTTGGCTCTATATAATCAACTGAAAAGAAAAAATTTTCACCAATTGTTTTATTCGGTTTTACATCTGTATCAACAAGGATATAACTTAGCTGACAAATGCTTCCGGGCATTAATCCAGTTGTTTCCGTGTCAAAAAATATCATTTTCATAAAAAATCAGGTCTCCTATACTAAAAACTATTTAGTATTATAGAATAAAAAAAAGATAATGGCAAATAATGAATAGTATAGAGTTGACAATAATGAAATTGTATACTAATATAATTATTAAGTGCATTGATGGGAAGAGTAGTAAATGGAAGCAGTTAAAGAGAGCTGATGCTTGGTGAGATTCAGCGGTGCTAAGGTTTATGAACATGGCCCCGGAGCAGAATATCTGAAGTTTAGTAGGGTATTACGTTAGCAGACGTTACACTGCAGGGTGATAAATAATTTTAAGTTAGGAGTCACTTGTTGAGATTTTCATTGTGAGATGAAAATGAATTAGAGTGGTAGAGCGAAATTACGCCTCTAAATAAGAGTTTATACTTTTATTTAGAGGCTTTTTTATTTAATAAAAGGAGTGATTTTAATGGCAGAGAAGAAAAAATTCTATATTACAACGCCTATATATTATCCATCTGCAAAGCTGCATATAGGAAACACATATACAACAGTTGCAGCAGATGCACTTGTAAGATTTAAAAGACTTCAAGGTTATGATGCTTTTTTACTTACAGGTACAGATGAACATGGTCAAAAGATTCAAAGAATTGCAGAAGAAAAGGGTATAACACCAAAAGCTTATGTTGATGAAATTGTTGCAGGAATAAAAGACTTATGGAAAATGATGAATATAAGTTATGATAAGTTTATAAGAACCACAGATGATTATCATGTAAAAGCTGTGCAAAAGATATTTAAAAAACTTTATGATCAAGGTGATATTTACAAGGGGCATTATGAAGGATGGTATTGTACACCGTGTGAATCATTTTGGACTGAAACTCAGCTTGTTGATGGAAAATGCCCAGATTGCGGTAGACCAGTTGAAAAGACAAAAGAAGAAGCATATTTCTTTAAAATGTCAAAATATGCAGATAAGCTTATAAAATATATAGAAGATCATCCCGATTTCATACAACCTGAATCTAGAAAACATGAAATGCTAAATAATTTCTTAAAACCAGGGCTTCAGGATTTATGTATTTCAAGAACTTCTTTTGACTGGGGAATTCCAGTTACATTTGATCCAAAGCATGTAATTTATGTTTGGATGGATGCACTTACAAATTATATAACAGCTCTAGGATATGGTAGTGACGATGACACTTTATTTAACAATTATTGGCCTTGTGATTTACATCTTGTAGGGAAAGATATAATAAGGTTCCATACAATATACTGGCCAATTATGCTAATGGCCCTTGGACTTCCACTTCCTAAACAAATTTTTGGTCATGGCTGGCTTTTAGTTGACGGTGGAAAAATGTCAAAATCTAAAGGGAATGTTGTAGATCCAGTAGTTCTAATAAATGAATTTGGAACAGATCCAGTTAGATATTATCTATTACATGAGATACCATTTGGATCTGATGGTTTATATAACAGCGAAATATTCATAAAGAAAATAAATTCAGATCTTGCAAATGATCTTGGAAATCTTGTTTCACGAACTATAGCTATGATTGAAAAATACTTTGATGGAGTAATTCAGCCTCCTTGTGAAAAAGATGATATAGATAATGAACTAATTGATTTGGCAGTAAATCTTCCAGAAGTTTTAGATAAAGACATAAAGGCTCTTAAAATACCAGAAGCATTAGATCACATATGGGATGTTATAAAAAGAGCAAATAAGTATATAGATGAAACAACTCCTTGGATATTAGCTAAAGATGAAAATAAGAAAAAGAGACTTGGAACTGTACTTTATAATTTAGTTGAAAGTCTTAGATTTGTAGCAGCTACAGTAACACCATTTTTACCTGATACAGGTGCAAAGATGAAAAAACAGCTTAATATAGAACTTGATTCATGGGAAAGCTTATCAGCTTTTGATGGAACAAGAGCTGGAATTAAAGTTTGTAAGGGAGAGGTAATATTCCCTAGAATTGATGTTGACAAAAAATTAGAAGAGCTTAACAAAATAAAAGAGGAACAATTGAAGGCTAGCAACAAAAATAAAATGACACCTCTTAAACCGGAAATAACTATAGATGATGTTGATAAATTAGATTTAAGAGTTGTTAAAGTTCTTGAATGTGAATCGGTAAAAAAATCTAAAAAGCTTCTTAAACTTAAAGTTGAATTAGGTGGAGAAGAGAGACAGGTGTTATCAGGTATATCTCAATTTTATAAGCCAGAAGAATTGGTTGGCAAGAAGGTTGTGCTTGTGGCTAACTTAAAACCTGCAAAACTCATGGGTCAACTTTCGCAGGGCATGATACTTGCTGTGGCAACTGATGACGATAGTAAATTGTATACTGTAGAGATACCGCAAGATATGCCTACTGGAAGTATTATAAGATAAAAAAATAATCCTCACACGAGGATTATTTTTTGTTATAATTTAATTTATATGAAAGGTTTAATGTTTTACAACATTAACTGCCTGCTCGCCCTTTTGACCTTCAGTTAAATCAAATTCAACTTCTTGACCTTCTTCTAAAGTCTTGAATCCATTGTCTTTGATACCTGAATAATGAACGAATACATCGTTACCTTCTTGGGTAGTGATGAAACCATATCCTTTCTGAGAATTAAACCATTTAACTGTTCCTAACATAAAAAAAACCTCCGTAAATTGAATATAAGATGAATAAATTACCTTCATCCACTTAATAGTATACCACTAAATCTGCATAATATTCACTGTTTTTGTTTAAATTATTATAATATATAAACAGATGATGATTATTAAAGATAATTTAAGAAATACTTTATTTTTATAATTACATATATAATTAATGCTAAATTATCGCATATATATAGCTATTTAATAAGGATATAACATAGTGATATAATTTATTATAAATAAGATTTTGCTTAGAAAATAATTTTACCATAAAGGAGATTTTAAAATGATATTTGATGCTCATGCACATTATGATGATGAACAATTTAATGAAGATAGAGAGACAGTAATAAGAGAACTTAAAGAAAATGGTATCGTTGGAGTATTAAATTGTGGTGCTTCAATGGAAGGAAGCATAGAATCTGTTAAACTAGCAGAAAAGTATGATTTTTTTTATGCAGCTGTTGGAATACATCCAGAATATGCAGATAAAGTTGATGATGATTCACTAAAACAAATAGAAAGCCTCACAAAAAATAGTAAAGTTAAGGCAATTGGTGAAATAGGGCTGGATTATCATTATGATGAAAATCCACCGAGAGAAATCCAAAAGAAAGTTTTTATAAAACAAATGGAACTAGCAGAAAAGCTTAATTTGCCCGTGATTATTCATGATAGAGATGCTCATGGTGATACACTTAATATAATAAAGAAGTTTCCAGAGGTAAAAGGTGAAATTCACTGCTTTTCTGGTAGCGTGGAATTTGCAAGAGAATGTTTAAAGCTAGGTTATTATCTTGGATTTACTGGTGTGGTTACTTTTAAAAATGCGAAAAAAGTAATTGAGGTTGTAAAGGAAGTACCACTCGATAGAATGCTTGTTGAAACCGATTGTCCGTATATGGCACCTGTTCCGGAAAGGGGAAAGAGAAACAGGTCTGAATATATTGAATATATAATAGACAAAATAGCAGAGATAAAGAGTATTCTTCCAATAAATGTAAAAGAACAAACTGTACACAATGCCAGGAACTTGATTAATATATAATTTTAGTGTACAATTAGTGCATACTTCATTTCTTAGATAAATCGGATAAGCAATGACATAATGTTTTTTAGGTCATTATCAGAATAGCATGAATAGTTGTACTTCTAAAAAGTATAACTTTTTCATATAATCATTAATATATCATAATTTATATCAATCTCATAAACGAAAAAATCAGTAACTTTTTAAACGCTATTATCCTTAAATTTTTAATAAAAATGCTTAGAGCATTTACTGATTTATGTTTATTCAGGCTTTGAAATTTGACATTATTGCAAAATTGTTGTTATAATGTTAAAGACTTTTGCCTGTTGGGGGGAGGTATATTTATGTTAAAAATGCTGAAAAGTAAGTTTGAGCTTAAGTTAAATTTAAACAAGAGCAACTTCAAATCTAAAATTAAAACTTACTTTTCAAGTGGTCCTAGGGTATTAGCCGCATCTTCATTAATAGCTTTGATTGTAGTTGGAATTGTGCTTTTTACAGTTCATTCCATGAAAAAAGATGTTACTATTAATGTTGATGGTAAAATATTGAAAGTTGTTACGTATAAGAGCAATGAAAAAGATATTTTAAGTAAAAATAATGTACTGGTGGGACCAAAGGATAAGATTCAACCAGGGATAGGCACAAAATTAAGAGATGGAGACAAAATATATATAAAAAGGGCAGTAAACATTGAAGTTGCGGTAGACAAGAAAGTGCGAAAGATTAAATCGGCAGAAAAAACGGTAAATAAAATGCTTAAAGCGGAAAAAATTGCACTTAGCAAAGTAGACAAAGTCAATGTTTCAAGGAATGCACCACTAAAAAAGAATATGAAAATTTCTATAACAAGGGTTAATTCTCAGATTATAAATGAAAATCAGCAGATTGATTTTCCAACTGAAGTTGTTTCAGATGATAATATGGGAAATGATGAAAAACAAGTTATTCAGCAAGGGCAAGCTGGTCAAAAGGAAGTTTTCACTAAGATAATTTACGAAGACGGAGTTGCTGTATCAAAAAAAGTGGTGGCTGAAATTGTAAATAAGGAACCTATAAAACAGATCTTTAAAGTTGGAACTTTAGGAGTTTTAAAGCCTGATAGAGGTGGACGTGTATTATATAAGTCATCTATCAATGCGCTTGCAACTGCATATACTGATGATTTCGGTTTTGGTATAACAGCATCAGGTACGAAAGTTAAAAGAGATTCTGGTGGTTATAGCTCTATAGCAGTTGATCCTAGTGTTATTCCGCTTGGCACAAAACTGTATGTTCCTGGCTATGGTTATGGTATTGCAGAAGATACTGGTGGTGCCATAAAAGGCAATAGAGTGGACTTGTTTTTTACAAGTGAAAAAGATTGCTACAGCTGGGGAGCTAAAGACGTTACAGTATACATTCTTAAATAGGAGCTTAGGCTCCTTTTTTTTAATGTTACAAAGCATCGTTAATTCACTTTTTATTGACTTTAGGGTGTTATAGTATAAAATAAATTATAGAAAATATTTGAAAGGAGAAAAGAATGCTCAGAATAATTATATTTATTTTGAGGAATTCTTTATATATATATGATTAAAGAAGTAATTGTTGTTGAAGGAAGAGATGATATAACAGCTGTAAAAAGGGCTGTTAATGCTGAAATGATTGCAGTTGGTGGATTTGGAATAAATGCTAAAGTTATAAGCAAAATAAAAGAAGCACAGAAAAGATGCGGAGTTATTGTATTTACAGATCCTGATTTTGCAGGTGAAAAGATAAGAAGCATAATAAGTAAAAGAGTTAAAGGAATTAAGCATGCTCGCATATCGCAAAGTGAAGGTACTAAGAATGGGGACATAGGAGTTGAAAATGCATCGCCAGAAACAATAATGAAGGCTCTTAAAAATGCTAAATGTGAAGTTCAGAAAAAAGATATTGTTTTTACAATAGATGATATGATATTTTTCAAATTAGTAGGAGATCCTGATGCAAGAAGAAGAAGAGATTTAGTGGGAAATGAACTAGGAATAGGGTATGCAAATGGAGCACAATTTTTATCGAGACTTAATAATTATGGCATATCAAAAGAGGAAATGATAGAAGCTGTAAATAAAGTCAATAGGAGATATTATAATGAAGAAATTTAATACAAAGCAAATAGTATCAAAATATAATTTTAAATTTTCCAAGAAGCTTGGTCAAAATTTTTTAACTGATGATACTGTATTGGATGATATAATTGACAATTCTGAAGTTGACAAAAATGATTTTGTTATAGAAATAGGGCCGGGTGTAGGTACATTGACTCATAGGCTTGCAGATAAGGCTAAACATGTTTGCGCTATAGAGCTTGATGACAGTTTAATTCCAATATTAAAAGAAGAAATGAAGGAGTATGAAAATTTTACATTAATACATAGTGATGCTTTGAAGGTTGACTTTGATGAGATTATAGGAAATGAGGAGAATGTTAAGTTAGTTGCAAATTTACCGTATTATGTTACTACACCGATAATTTCAAAACTTCTCAATAATGGTTATAATTTTAAATCACTTACTATAATGATTCAAAAGGAAGTTGGAGATAGAATTGCTGCTAAACCTGATACAAAGGAGTATGGAGCACTTTCACTTTTAGTTCAGTATTATTGTGATGTTAAGGTAATAAGAGTTGTAAAACCATCATGTTTTATTCCTCAACCTAAAGTTGATTCACTTATTATAAGGCTTGATAAATTACAAAAGCCTAGAATCGTAGTGAAGGATGAAAAGCTATTTTTTAAGGTTATTAGAAGCTCATTTAATATGAGAAGGAAAACTTTATGGAATGCAATGAAAGGTTTTAAACTATCCAAGGAAGACTTAGAGCAGGCCTTTAATGATGCAGGTATTGATTCCAAAAGACGTGGTGAAACTTTGAGTATAGAGGAATTTGGAAAATTATCTGATGAAATATATAAGTATTAGTTCATTTTTTTAAAAAACTTTCATATATTTATAATAAATAAATTTTATGGGAGGACAAATAAGTTGAGTCAGAAAAAGAATTACAGTAGAAGTTTTATAATTCTTCAAGAGAATGAAAAAGGATATGAGATATCTTCTGATAAACTTCCTACAGGTTATGCAAAGATAGAAATAAAAAATGGCAAATGCAAGGTATCTTTTTATGTTCAAAATTTAAAGAAGATGTCTAAACCATATAGTATGCTGCTTGTTTGTGATAAAAAAAATACAAAAAAATTAATTCATTTGGGAAAAATTAATATAGATGAATATGGGAGATCAGAAATAAGCAGAGAATTTGAGGAAAGCGATATAGCAGGAAGCGGTATACCTGTAGATAGAGTTGTAGGAGCATCTATTGCACAGGTTATAGAGGATAATATCATTGCTGTTATGAGTGGATTTAATGCTTCAGATGTATCAGATTCATGGAAAACATATCCTGTGGCTCAAGTAAAAAAGGAAACTGATGAAACAAATAAAGTAAGTGAGAATATAGAACAATCTCATAAGGATGATATTAGAAAAGACGAGGCTCAGGAAGCAGTATCAAAGAAAAAAGAGAATACAACTAATGTATTTGATGAATATGAAAAGAGAGTACAGGCGAAAGCAGACAAACAAGATGAAGAGGTAAACAAAGTAAAAGAAGTAAATGCAGTAAAAGAAGTAAAAGAAGTAAAAGAAGTAAATGCAGTAAAAGAAGTAAAATCAGAGAATACAGAAATTAGTAAAGAAAAGACCAAGGAAAAGACCAAAGAGAGACACCAAGATAAAAGGGACAATGCACAAGAAGATAGTGTGCAGGATAGTAGCAGCGAAGATGAAAGCAACAATAATGTAGAAGAAACTAGTACAGTAGAGGGAATCAATAAATTAGAAGATAATGATAATACAGATGAAATTAATAAAGTTAGTGATATAGAAGATAATAATTATGATTCATATCAAAGTGTAAATGAGGATGAAGAAGATTTGAGTGAACTTCCTAAGGGAAGAGTAGGAAAATTCTTTAGAAGTCTTACTAATGGACTTGAAGATCTAGGAGATGTTTTCCCAGATGTAAAGCGCTGCCAGTGGTATAAAATATCATCTGAATATCCTCAAAACATGTTTGATTCTCAAAGTTATAATAGATATGCTGTGATATATTACCCAATGTTAATGTATTATCCGTACATCGAAAAATATGGACATTATTTGCTAGGATATAAGTGTGATAAAAATGACAATATGAAATACATTGTATATGCAGTTCCAGGAACGAAAAAAAGAACAGAGCAGCCATTTGGAGGAAAAACTGGTTTTGTTTCATGGATTCCGCTTGTAGATGGTGATGAAAAAGAGGATTCTCTTGGATATTGGCTTATGTTTTATGATTTCAAAAATGCAACTATAGCAGTACCTAAAAGATAACAAAAGCATATTTAAAATGTGTAGGTGATAATATGAAGTTTGTAGTGGTAGACGGTAAGAAACTAGGAGCTATAATTGTTGTTATTGGACTCATGCTTGTATTATTCGGTATAGGAAATAATTTTAATGATAAAATAAGATCCACAGCTTATATCCAGAGCAATATGGGAAAATTGAAAGAGTATAAAATAAATGAGTTAAATATAAGTTATATGCTTCCAGAAAAATGGGTAACGAAGATTCAAAAATTTGGTGGCGGCGAAATTATATATCACAATGATTTTACAGATACGGCTGAAGGTATTAATGGATTTGTTGAGGTATGGAATATTAAGCAGGATTTGAAAACATTTTTAAATAACAGCAAAGAAGTTAGTATGGAGCAAAATGTTATAGAGAATTATACGATTCAAAATTTGAGTACAAAAATCGGTAATGGATTTTTAGTTAAATATATAATTAAAGATAAATATGAAAAGAAATATGTTGCCAATGAGTACTTTATAAAAGCGGGAAGTAAATTTATAAGATTTGCTTTTTATGTAGATAGTGAAAAATATAAAAATAATATGCAGCCACTTTTTAAAGCTATAATTAACACTCTAAAATATGAAAAGAGTGTAAATTTAATTGATAAAACTAATTTTAAGTATTATAATAGGAGAAGTTAAGCACTTCTTCTTTTTTAATGTGCTTAAATAGATGTAGATTGTAGATTTTAGTACAAAAAACTTCAATTAGGGGGAATTCAGTTGAAGCGTAAGAAGCTCTTAAGCTTTTTTTTAGTTTTAGTTATGTCTCTTAGTTCAATGACTTTTACCGGGTGTCAAAGTTTTAGCAATAACATAAGTAACATTAAAGTTAAATTAGGTTTAAAAAATAATGACTTCCAATATATAGAAGACGGTAAAATAAGTAAGATAGTTGTACAAAGTACAAGAGACAGCGGATTTAGATTTGTTGTTACTGATAAAAATGTAATTAATGATATATATGATATGCTTTCTTCAGCTAAAGCTGTGAATAGTAGATCATCTTTAAAGCCTGATTATACATTTCAATTATATAAAAATGATAAGAAGGTATATGCTACTTTTAATTATATAGCAGGTCTCGACAAAAAGGACGGAGGAAATTTTTATAACAATAGTAAAAGTTATGTGGTTTCAAACAGAATAGATAGTGATATAATAAAGAATTTTTGGGAAATAGATGGAACAAGAAGTTTAATAGATTTTAATTCTGTTTACTATAAAATGATTTCAGACGTAGTTGATAAGTATATTGCTTATAGTAAAAGCAGTAGTATAGGAATAGAAGTAGACAATGATATTAATGCAGCTAAGTTTATTCAGTCTACTAAGCTAGAAGATTTTAAGAAGAAATTGCCTTCCGGTGTTACACTTGTAGAAAGTACAGACGATGATACAAGCAAAGACTCTACATTGAATTTAACTACAGAAGGCTATGATCAAACAATATATAAGTGTACTGCCACTTTTTATAATAAGAAGACTATGGAGCAAAAGAAATACTATTTGACTGGAAAATATATAAAAAGTTATTGGAATATATCTATTTCTGAAACTAAGCCTAATAATTTTTAATATTTGGTAAAAAACGGAGGAAAATTTATGAATAAGTGTGATAGCTGTTCTAGTAAAAATAATTGTAAAAGTAATGGCAATTGTTCTAAACTAGCTTGCAAATATGGGAATATAAAAAATATAATAGGTGTTATAAGTGGAAAAGGTGGAGTTGGAAAATCTACAGTTACTGGAATTCTTGCAGTTAAGTTGGCTCAAAAAGGATTTAAAGTTGGAATTCTTGATGGGGATATAACAGGACCATCTATGCCAAGAATACTTGGTATAAATGATAAGAGAAGTCTTATTGTTCAGAATAAAGGAAGCGAAGATGTAAAATTCGTTCCAGTTGAAACTCCAAAGGGGATAAAAGTAATATCACTTAATTTAATGATTGAAAGTGAAGACCAACCAGTTATTTGGAGAGGACCGGTTATAAATAGTGTACTAAATCAGATGTATGCAGACACTGAGTGGGGAGATTTAGATTATCTTATTATAGATATGCCTCCTGGAACAGGTGATGTAGCTTTAACAGTAATGCAGAATATATCTTTAAGTGGAATGATTATAGTATCAACGCCTCAAGATATGGTATCTATGATAGTTAAAAAAGTGGTTACCATGGCTAAAAAAATGAATGTTAATATACTTGGAGTTGTTGAAAATATGTCATATATAGTTTGCGAGAAGTGCGGAGAAAAAATGAGAGTATTCAGTAAGAAATCCGCCAAGGAACAGGCAGAATATTTAGGACTTCCACTTGTGTGTGAGATGCCAATAGATTTAGATTTGG is a window of Clostridium pasteurianum DNA encoding:
- a CDS encoding metallophosphoesterase family protein, producing the protein MKIAVLSDIHGNLTALNAVLKDIKKLGINKFIIAGDHIIDCPNPNEVLEKIKTLDAYIIKGNREEYLLDYYKGKHDEWNKYKQMGAILYTYNIISEDNMKYIDGLPEQLRISLPQMDDIRVVHGSPYRINEELFPDKHLERLEKTLKNLKEQVLICGHTHYAWSKEINNKLIVNPGSVGVPFNENKSAEYAVLTWSGAKWKVSHHQVKYDLKELQQLFLENKLFEKCQAWSRLTLQSIKEGRNVTIEFIRYAYKLAQNGGVSEPKFVPNSIWDMAEKLWFNS
- a CDS encoding 3'-5' exonuclease — encoded protein: MKMIFFDTETTGLMPGSICQLSYILVDTDVKPNKTIGENFFFSVDYIEPSAEKVHGFSVDDLYKLSSGKSFEDSLENLLPDFLNADIFIGHNVNFDLKFMKHELFQCKKPFNPKHIFCTMNYYKGICKILNNHGNYKKPRLEEVVNFLGIDESYINRMSQKYFEEDGNFHDARFDTTATYLLVVEGIKQGYIPKRYFSKLVEKAE
- the metG gene encoding methionine--tRNA ligase; amino-acid sequence: MAEKKKFYITTPIYYPSAKLHIGNTYTTVAADALVRFKRLQGYDAFLLTGTDEHGQKIQRIAEEKGITPKAYVDEIVAGIKDLWKMMNISYDKFIRTTDDYHVKAVQKIFKKLYDQGDIYKGHYEGWYCTPCESFWTETQLVDGKCPDCGRPVEKTKEEAYFFKMSKYADKLIKYIEDHPDFIQPESRKHEMLNNFLKPGLQDLCISRTSFDWGIPVTFDPKHVIYVWMDALTNYITALGYGSDDDTLFNNYWPCDLHLVGKDIIRFHTIYWPIMLMALGLPLPKQIFGHGWLLVDGGKMSKSKGNVVDPVVLINEFGTDPVRYYLLHEIPFGSDGLYNSEIFIKKINSDLANDLGNLVSRTIAMIEKYFDGVIQPPCEKDDIDNELIDLAVNLPEVLDKDIKALKIPEALDHIWDVIKRANKYIDETTPWILAKDENKKKRLGTVLYNLVESLRFVAATVTPFLPDTGAKMKKQLNIELDSWESLSAFDGTRAGIKVCKGEVIFPRIDVDKKLEELNKIKEEQLKASNKNKMTPLKPEITIDDVDKLDLRVVKVLECESVKKSKKLLKLKVELGGEERQVLSGISQFYKPEELVGKKVVLVANLKPAKLMGQLSQGMILAVATDDDSKLYTVEIPQDMPTGSIIR
- a CDS encoding cold-shock protein, which codes for MLGTVKWFNSQKGYGFITTQEGNDVFVHYSGIKDNGFKTLEEGQEVEFDLTEGQKGEQAVNVVKH
- a CDS encoding TatD family hydrolase — protein: MIFDAHAHYDDEQFNEDRETVIRELKENGIVGVLNCGASMEGSIESVKLAEKYDFFYAAVGIHPEYADKVDDDSLKQIESLTKNSKVKAIGEIGLDYHYDENPPREIQKKVFIKQMELAEKLNLPVIIHDRDAHGDTLNIIKKFPEVKGEIHCFSGSVEFARECLKLGYYLGFTGVVTFKNAKKVIEVVKEVPLDRMLVETDCPYMAPVPERGKRNRSEYIEYIIDKIAEIKSILPINVKEQTVHNARNLINI
- a CDS encoding G5 and 3D domain-containing protein is translated as MLKMLKSKFELKLNLNKSNFKSKIKTYFSSGPRVLAASSLIALIVVGIVLFTVHSMKKDVTINVDGKILKVVTYKSNEKDILSKNNVLVGPKDKIQPGIGTKLRDGDKIYIKRAVNIEVAVDKKVRKIKSAEKTVNKMLKAEKIALSKVDKVNVSRNAPLKKNMKISITRVNSQIINENQQIDFPTEVVSDDNMGNDEKQVIQQGQAGQKEVFTKIIYEDGVAVSKKVVAEIVNKEPIKQIFKVGTLGVLKPDRGGRVLYKSSINALATAYTDDFGFGITASGTKVKRDSGGYSSIAVDPSVIPLGTKLYVPGYGYGIAEDTGGAIKGNRVDLFFTSEKDCYSWGAKDVTVYILK
- the rnmV gene encoding ribonuclease M5 is translated as MIKEVIVVEGRDDITAVKRAVNAEMIAVGGFGINAKVISKIKEAQKRCGVIVFTDPDFAGEKIRSIISKRVKGIKHARISQSEGTKNGDIGVENASPETIMKALKNAKCEVQKKDIVFTIDDMIFFKLVGDPDARRRRDLVGNELGIGYANGAQFLSRLNNYGISKEEMIEAVNKVNRRYYNEEI
- the rsmA gene encoding 16S rRNA (adenine(1518)-N(6)/adenine(1519)-N(6))-dimethyltransferase RsmA gives rise to the protein MKKFNTKQIVSKYNFKFSKKLGQNFLTDDTVLDDIIDNSEVDKNDFVIEIGPGVGTLTHRLADKAKHVCAIELDDSLIPILKEEMKEYENFTLIHSDALKVDFDEIIGNEENVKLVANLPYYVTTPIISKLLNNGYNFKSLTIMIQKEVGDRIAAKPDTKEYGALSLLVQYYCDVKVIRVVKPSCFIPQPKVDSLIIRLDKLQKPRIVVKDEKLFFKVIRSSFNMRRKTLWNAMKGFKLSKEDLEQAFNDAGIDSKRRGETLSIEEFGKLSDEIYKY
- a CDS encoding Mrp/NBP35 family ATP-binding protein, with amino-acid sequence MNKCDSCSSKNNCKSNGNCSKLACKYGNIKNIIGVISGKGGVGKSTVTGILAVKLAQKGFKVGILDGDITGPSMPRILGINDKRSLIVQNKGSEDVKFVPVETPKGIKVISLNLMIESEDQPVIWRGPVINSVLNQMYADTEWGDLDYLIIDMPPGTGDVALTVMQNISLSGMIIVSTPQDMVSMIVKKVVTMAKKMNVNILGVVENMSYIVCEKCGEKMRVFSKKSAKEQAEYLGLPLVCEMPIDLDLVDNLEKGTVEEYIYDNDKYENILDNIL